CATTACTAAGGATCGTTACCTTAAAATCAGCCACATGAAGACTTGCAATTACTCAAAGTTTTAGCTGTTCCTGCTTAGCAAAGGAGAAAAATCAACAACCCCACACATAAACATGGCTACGAATCATAAGCTACGCAATAGCAAGTAAAAAATCGCTAACAGAATGGAAATATATTCATTTAGCTAAAGGGCCACGCCACCGTCATCAAGACAAACCCAAACAGACTAAAACAAAGGCACTTAGCGTTTGGACATCAAAGAAGACGTTGATTAATTAGATCAATCCAATCAATTCAAGACTTAAATCATCAAGCAAGACTAGATTTACCCGGCTTCAAGCTCAAACGACTGCTCTAGTAAACAGCGAAAAAGCTGATCTTTGCTTTGCGCCAAAAATTGTTGCTCGAGTGGATCACCGCCAGGCCAATTCCGAAGCGCATCGCTAGTGGTTTTATACGCCAATCGCAACGCTTCAAGGCTCAGGTGGACAGTGGCGACGATTTCATGGGAATGATCTGATGACATGGAAAACCCCTTATTTTTCGGAAATGACGCGTTCTGTAGCGACTTTTTGCATGAAGTAGAGGTCTAAAAGCTGTCCAGCTACTTCTTTGAGCTCATCCATATCACTGGCGTGCTGGATAGCCCCCTGAAGTCGAAGCTTCTCGAATTGAAAGTGGAGAGGCAAACTCATGGCAGGGTCGTTGCTCGAAACGAATGTAAAGAACTATCAAGATTCAATTGGTAGTCATTTCTACTCAAAACGAATCCGGCTCTCAGTGATCAGCGCTAACCGAGCGGTGACACCGTAACCAACGGCATCGCACCAAAGCACACTGCTGGGCTTTTGGAGGTGATTGAGATGGGCGATCCAGGTTTCGAACCAGGGACATCCTGCTTGTAAGGCAGGCGCTCTACCGCTGAGCTAATCGCCCTTAGACAGTGATTCTGCCTGAAGGTGGCAGGCTACCCCACTCTTTGCTTCAACCAGCATGGCTTCCGGCCGGGAGCACGATCGCGCCACCTGTGTTCTGGCTTTGCTCTACGGGGTCATCTGGTGGCCATGGCTAGGACTCAGTGGTGCCTTCTGCAGTGCACTGGCCTTTTTATTCGGCGGACTCTTCCTTTCCCCTGACCTCGATATCAATTCCAGGCCCTATCAACGCTGGGGGGTGCTGCGCTGGATTTGGTGGCCTTACCAACGCCTGATCCGTCACCGCTCAGTGCTGTCGCACAGCCCAGTTCTAGGAACAGCGATTCGGATCGCCTATCTCAGCGGTTCAGTCGCAACGATCAGCTGGCTGGGCAGCCGTTGGGGCACCCCAACCCCAGAGCAATGGCGGAGCTGGCTCCAACACACATGGAACAACTCATCCAACTCCGTCCTCGTAATACTGATTGGCCTTGAAGCGAGCGCTTGGCTGCATCTGATTCAGGACGGTGACCCCATGCCAAAACCTCCCAGCAAGCGTCTGTCACCTCGCAAGCGAAGACACCGCCGATGACTACAGATGCGCATCCTCTCTGAAAGGCACTCAGGGGTGGTCAGTGCAAGTTGTCCTGACAACGAGACTGAGGATTCCTCGATCTGCCCCCCATGAGCGACGCCATGCACGATCTGGTCGAGGTGGTCGCGCAATTGCGCGACCCCAACCATGGTTGCCCTTGGGACCTCAAGCAAACCCATCAGACCTTGGTGCCCTATGTCCTGGAGGAGGCTCACGAAGTCGTCGACGCGATCCGCCATGGCGATGATCAACATCTCAAAGAGGAGCTAGGGGATCTGCTCCTACAAGTCGTGCTGCACGCCCAACTCGCTCAGGAACAACAACGCTTCGATCTCGATGCGATTGCTCGTGGAATCACTCAGAAATTGATTCGCCGCCACCCTCATGTCTTTAGCGATGCAGAGGCCCATGACTGCGAGACCGTCTCCGCGAATTGGGACGCCATCAAAGCCGCAGAACAAGCCGATCGAGGCGAAAGCCTCCCAGAATCAAGCAGCCCACTGAGTGATCAACTCACCAGAAAAGTTCGCGGACAACCAGCCCTGGCTGGAGCCATGACCATCTCACGCAAAGCCGCCAAAGCAGGTTTTGAGTGGGATGACATGAAGGGGGTTTGGGACAAGGTGCACGAGGAGCTTGATGAACTCAAGGAGGCCGTCTCCTCCGGTGATCGAAACCATGCTCAGGAAGAGCTCGGCGACCTGCTATTCACCCTTGTGAATGTGGCTCGCTGGTGTGACATCCAGCCGGAAGAAGGCCTCGCCGGCACCAACCAGCGCTTTCTCGATCGCTTCTCTCGCGTGGAAGCCGCCTTGGGGGGACAACTCCAAGAGCGCAGCATCCAGGAACTCGAAACGGTTTGGCAGCAAGCAAAGCTTGAAATCCGTGCCGCACAAGCCTCCACCCCCGCAGCTCACAACAACCATCCCTAAGGGTGGGCAAGCTGCCCATCGTTCAATGACGGACGCCATTGGCGATTTTTTTAAACTGAACTCCACGTCCATTGGCCGCTTAGCCCAGCGTTGTTGAGGCAGTAGTCGTTCCAGATGCAGCTGGCACTCAGTGCTTTTCGAATATTAAGAGAAAACTATCAATAGCAGACACTTGTTCAGTGTTTTTGCTTCATGGCAGCGTAGGGAACATTAACGAGCTAATTCGTTCTTGTGAACGCAAGAGTCCTTCCAGACTTCTCATTAACCAAAGAACGAGAGGCGGTCAGAATTAGAGCAGCAAGCAGCAGTGACTTCCTTTTCACTGCTGTCTCTAAATGGCTCTTTAACAAACGTCGTATAATTGCAAAAAGTAGTTTAAAATACAGAAACTAAGACAACTTTGATTCGCACTCATCACCCACTCTTGCAATCCTTGAGTTCACTAGTTAAATTTCGAAGAACCTGGAGGCAAAAAATGCAACGCCACCTCTTCCGAAAGAGAAAGGAAAATCAACTGATGAAGTTCGTTTCACTTCCTTTTGCCCTCGTTGGCTGCGTTGTAGTTCTTGAGTTCTTAGGATCTGAAGCGCCAATAATTGGATTGAAGCCAGAGCAGGTTCCCCAGCAAGTCATGGAGACATTAAACTCAACTCTTGAGAATTTAGCTTCTTCTAGATTTGTGACCTTCTGAACCGCCTCTCCCATTCAACAGTGTTTAGCGTATCTGCACTGATTCAGAGGAGGTCGCATCCTTAAAAGGAAAAAATCAACCCGACATCTATACACACTAGAAGCGATCCCAATCAGAGACGGGCAGCGGATCCCAGATGTGGGTGTAGACAGAGACAAATCTCTTATCTCCAATAACTTGTCAAAGGAAAGACGACAAAACTCATCGAATGGAATCACACCAAGGAATGGATGTCTCTGAATGCCAATTGGGTGTCAGTGAAAGACGCCAAAGTCTATTTTATTGATCGAGCCAACCACAACCTCAAGAATCAGATGGATCTATCAATCTGAATGCATATGAGAATTCAAAGTCGGCAGAAGACAACAGTGAACCGCTCCAGCTATCAGCGCAAAAGGCTGTTAACGAGTGCCTCCGTTCAGTTGAGGCTGACTCCTGAGACAAGCTTCTGAATGAATAAACACCATATTCAGACAATGAGATGCTCGAATTGCATCGCAACAATCGACATTAAAGGCATTAGAAAATCCCTAGGATAGTTTTTTTCTTGCAATAGCCAGCACCAATGTTCATCCAACCTGACTCACAGGCTTCACCGTAGGTGGGTTCAACTTCATAGTAAATAGGTGAAACACATTTTGTACCGAGTGTATTAATGTATCCGAGAGGACACTGATCATAACCCTCGGCTTTTGGTATTTCTTTTTGCGCATGAGCTGAAGAACCAACAACAAAAGAAATGCTAACGAGCACCCAGGCGAGCTTATTCATCGGTATTTCGGCATTTGTTTAACTGCTATTAAAAATTACTACATATCTGATACGGAGGCTAGGGCAACAGAGGATCAATATGTTTGCAATTGTTACTGGGAGATTACGATGGAAGCAAAGGCATTAAGCAGCTCACACCTCAATCTGAATAGCTGCAACTAGGTGACACTGTCGAGTTCACGGCTAACAAATTACCAGCCCTACCAAGAAAGGAGTTTTTATTGCAGAAAAAGCTCGACCATCAGATTCACGATGACTTTAACCCTAGAAAAGACTGACATTAAAGGAGCATCATGACTATCTTAATGCCATGCCTTCCGACGAGCTTACAACGAAAACATCTACACACAAAATCCATACTTTGCCCGAGCTTAGATCTGCGTATAACCAACTCATATTGTTCCCATTTTTCAATCATCAAATGAGCTTCTGGACTGCCTACCTTTTTTTAACTCACCACGTTTCTTCTTGCTATCAACCCTTTTTCGTTGCGAGGATCGTGTTGGCCGAGTTTCTTTCCTTTTAGGTGGTGGTGACTTAATTCCTTCTCGAATCAAATCGCCCAAACGCTTGAGCGCAATCTGACGATTTTGATACTGTGAGCGTTCTTCAGAGACAGATATTCGTAAGCAACCATCAATAATCCTTGTTCTATAAAAATCAAGAAGTCGCTGCTTACGGAATGGCCCTAAAGACTCTGAATCCTCAAGGTTCCACGACAAATCAACAGCTGTCTCAACCTTATTAACATTCTGCCCACCAGCACCAGAAGAACGAGAAAACTTCCAAGACAATTCAGATCGCTTAAGGGTGAGGCGAGAATTTATGACTAAATCAGAATCCAGCATTCATTTCTTGATTTCTTTTGTCATCAGAGTTTCAGGCGAGAGAACAAGAGCAAAGAATACTTCAAGAGCAACAAGGATAAAATCCTTGAGTGCCATAAGCAAATGAACAATCACCTTGCTGAGACACTTAGGCAGCAACTGTGAACAAGCGCAACCTCATCAAGAAGCAACTGATGAACGCTATTTCAAGTTGCAACAAATTAACAACAGTACTAATCAGCCCCCCAAAGTAAACAAATACAGAAGCGACCAACTCAACCGGAGCATCCGTGGTGTCAATGCCTTTCCCTGTTGGACCTGAGGCGCAAGACAACCGACTGACACCCCTGACCTTGGCATCACGCCATCCAACCGGTGCTGGTTTTAGCTGGATAGAGCGAACGTCCAGCGCCCCGCCATATGACCACTGCACCTGAGACCAGTGGCAACTGGATCGATGAGCACCACAACGGTGTGCGCTACGGCCTGGAAGGCCGTGTGCTGGTTGAGGAGACCAGCCCGTTTCAGCGCATTACCGTGATCGATAGCCAGCGCTACGGGAAAGGACTCCTTTTGGATGGCTGCTGGATGACGGCAGAACACCAGGAACGCCATTACCACGAAGCATTGGTGCATCCTGCGCTCTGCTCGGCAGAGGCCATCGAGCGCGTGCTGGTGATTGGCGGTGGAGATGGCGGAACCGCCCGCGAATGCCTGCGCCACCCAGGGGTGAAGCACCTCGACATGGTGGAGATCGACGGCAGGGTTGTTGCTCTCAGCCAAGAACACCTTCCTTCACTCGGAGGCGGGTGTTGGCACGACCCTCGCTTTCACCTCAGTGTTGGTGATGGCATTGCTTGGGCCGCTGAAGCCGAAAACGCGACTTACGACGTCGTCTTAGTGGATGGATCAGACCCCACAGGACCTGCAGAAGGCCTGTTCAACCGTGCCTTCTTCAGCAACTGCTGCCGCATCCTCAAGCCAGGGGGGGTGTTTGCCACCCAAAGCGAATCACCCGAAGCCTTCCGCCAAGTGCACATCGACATGGTGAAGCTGATTCGGGAGCTGTTTGGCCATGCTGATCCTCTCTACGGCTGGGTGCCGATGTATCCAAGTGGATGGTGGAGCTGGACCTTTGCAGCAAAGGATGCGCCCCGTTACCTCACCGTTCAAAGCGAGCGCGCCGCAGCCGTAACAGAAGGGTGTGCCATCTGGAGTCCCCGCTGGCAGCAAGGAGCCTTCAACACCATTCCAGCGTTTATTGAACGGGAACTGAATCCATGAACAATACCAAAAGTCCAACGATTGATCAGAGCCTGTTTGATGACGAAGGTGCCATTTTTATGGGAGGACGCCGCGATCCAGAGGGATGCCGGGTGGCCTTATTTGGTGTGCCCTATGACGGCACCACCTCGTTCCGCCCAGGCACCCGATTTGGCCCAGCCGCGATTCGGGAAGTGAGCACAGGTCTTGAGACCTACTGTCCCCAGCTGAATCGAGACCTCGAAGACATCCCTTACGTCGACATTGGAGCCGTTGAGATTCCCTATGGCGACCCACAGCCCGTTGTGGATGCCGTGCGCCACGCCACTGACACCGTGCTGGCTGCAGACATGAAGCCGCTGATGCTTGGCGGTGAGCATTCCATCAGCTCTGGTGCGGTTGCTGCTGTGGCGGAGCGACACCCCGACCTCGTGCTGGTGCAACTCGATGCCCATGCCGACTTACGGGATGAGTGGCTTGGATCCCGTCACAGCCATGCCTGCGCCATGCGCCGCTGTTTGGAGGTGCTGCCCAGCCAACAGCTTTTACAGATTGCGATCCGCAGCGGCACCTTTGAAGAATTCAGAGAGCTACATCGCAGTGACCGACTGATCTCAGTTCAAGACATCCCCGAGCGTATGACCCCACTCAGAGGACGGCCGATCTACCTCACCGTGGACCTGGACTGGTTTGACCCGGCCGTGATGCCGGGGACAGGGACTCCAGAGCCAGGTGGATTTATGTGGAACGATTTCGCAACTGTGATCAACGAGCTGCGCCACCACCGCCTCATCGGCGCAGACGTGGTGGAACTCGCTCCTCAACTCGATTCGAGTGGGATCAGTAGCGTCTTGGCCGCCAAAGTCACCCGCAGCCTTCTGCTGTTGATGACTCAGGAACCAAGGGGAGCCTAAACATCTACCTCAACTCAAGATTGACGCCGCAATTCACTCACTGCACAAAAGATCAAATGCTCAGGTCAAAAGTCCATATTCATCAATCTCTAAATCAAAATCTCCAATATTTTTAGAAGAGCCAAATCCACTCAAAGCTTTTACTTACAGCCGAACTGTTACTTCGGAATCCTGATCAGACGTTTGCATCGAATCACAAAAATCCAACTGACGATCCAAAGGGATCAACAAAGGCTCCTGAAGATTGAGCTCAGGAAGGGATGGTGGACGACAGGTCCAGTGGTGACAAAACACCTGATTCGCCAACTCCGCATGAACGGAGAGTCGCCGTAACCGACACCACCCAGATCCTGTTGCTGCAGGAGGAGTGCAATGCACGCAGGTTTGACAACTTGACTGAGTCACATCACACCTGCTGAAACGCGAGCTCAGACTAAGGACGCTTGCCAAAGCGGACCACAAAACCACCGCAATCTGCTGCTTTACTTCCAATTCCAGGATTGATACCAATTCAAGTGCAAGTTGGTTCATAGGATTTGAGGGCTAGCACCTCGGTCATGGACCAGAACTTCACACCGCTCCATGACCTCTGCATCGCGGCCGGAGGTCGAATGGTGTCCTTCGCTGGATGGGAAATGCCCGTTCAATTTTCAGGGCTCATGGCTGAACACAAGGCGGTACGCAGCAGCAGCGGCATGTTTGATATTTCTCACATGGGAGTTTTGCGACTTGAAGGCGCCAATCCCAAAGATGCTTTACAACAACTTGTACCGAGTGATCTGCACCGAATCGGTCCTGGCCAAGCCTGCTATTCCGTCTTGCTGAATGAACAGGGCGGAATCATTGATGACTTAATCATTTATGACCTAGGCCCATCCTTGGTGGACGCGAGTCACGAAACCTTGTTGGTTGTCATCAATGCAGCTTGCGCTGAAACCGACACAGCCTGGATTCGCCAACATCTTGAGCGAGCTGATCTGCAGGTCCTCGACGAGAAGAAGGATGGGGTGTTGCTTGCTCTCCAAGGGCCAAAGGCAATCGGCCTACTGGAGCGATTGAGTGGAAGCGATCTCAGCGAACTGCCGCGCTTTGGCCACTGCAGTCTCAACATTCAGGGGCTCAAAGCCCCTGTCTTCACAGCACGCACCGGCTACACCGGAGAGGATGGCGTAGAGCTGCTGCTCAACGCAGACGACGGCCGACAGCTATGGCAGCAATTGCTCCAGGAGGGCGTAACACCCTGCGGCCTCGGCGCTCGCGACACCCTGCGACTGGAGGCAGCCATGCATCTCTACGGCCAAGACATGGACGCTGCCACAACCCCCTTTGAAGCTGGCTTGGGGTGGCTGGTGCATCTGGAAATGCCCGCCACTTTCATCGGACGACAAGCCCTTGAGCAAGCAGCTGAACAGGGACCTTCCAAGCGTCTCGTGGGATTGAAACTGCAGGGCCGTTCGATTGCCCGCCACGATTACCCCGTCATCCACAACGGAGCGACCGTGGGCGTGGTGACAAGCGGTAGCTGGTCTCCCACTCTCCAAGAGCCCATTGCCCTCGCCTCCCTACCGCCAGCCCTTGCCAAGCTCGGCACAGAGCTCAGCGTTGAGATCCGTGGACAGCTCCAACCGGCCACTGTTGTAAAACGCCCCTTCTATCGCCGTTCCTAGTCGGGGCATAGGCGTCTTGGCACCGGCTGTGGGAAACTCGCCTCTCTCCAGCGAAACTCCCATGCGCAGCAACGGATGCGGCGACCTGCGCGACACGCACATCGACGAAACCGTGCAGCTCTGCGGCTGGGTGGATCGCCGCCGCGATCATGGCGGGGTGATCTTTATCGACCTGCGCGACCGCAGCGGCACGGTTCAAATCACCGTGGATCCCGACCTTGGCGCTGATGCTTTTGCCGTCGCCGAACACCTGCGTAGCGAGACCGTTTTGCAAGTCCAGGGAATGGTTCGGGCCCGTCCTGGGGAGTCGCTTAATGACCGGCTTGCCACCGGTGCGGTGGAGGTTTTAGCAAGCAGCATCCACGTGCTCAACAGCGTGAAAGGCACGCTTCCCTTCCCTGTATCTGTGCATGACGAGGAACACACGCGCGAAGAATTGCGCCTTCGCCACCGCTTTTTAGATCTGCGCCGCAAGCGCATGAACGACAACCTTCGCTTGCGTGCCCACACGATCCAAACGGCACGCCGATTCCTCGAAGACGAAGGGTTTATCGAAGTGGAAACTCCGGTACTGACCCGCTCAACCCCAGAAGGCGCCAGGGATTACATCCTGCCAAGCCGCGTCTGCGGTGGTGAATGGTTCGCACTTCCCCAATCGCCGCAGCTGTTTAAGCAACTGCTGATGGTGGGCGGCATTGAGCGTTACTACCAAGTAGCTCGCTGCTTCCGCGATGAAGACCTTCGGGCAGATCGACAGCCTGAGTTCACGCAACTGGACATGGAGATGAGCTTCATGGGCCAGGAAGAGATCCTCGAGCTCAATGAGCGGCTGATTGCTGCTATTTGGAAAACGGCCAAAGGGATTGATCTTCCACTGCCGTTTCCACGCCTGACCTGGCACGAGGCGATGGAGCGCTACGGCACGGATCGCCCCGACACCCGTTACGGCATGGAGCTCACCAATGTGAGTGACATCGTGAAAGACATGGGTTTCAAGGTGTTTAGTGGAGCGGTGAAGTCCGGCGGCTCCGTGAAGTGCATTGCGGTAGCCGGAGGCAATGACGCTGTGTCCAACGTGCGGATCAAACCCGGTGGTGATGTGTTCAGCGAAGCCCAAGCAGCAGGCGCCGGTGGCCTCGCCTTCATCCGGGTGCGAGAGGGCGGCGAAATCGACACCATTGGAGCCATCAAGGACAACCTGTCGGACGAGCAGAAGCAAACCCTGCTGCAGCGCACCGAGGCTGAGCCCGGAACCCTGCTGCTCTTTGGTGCTGGAGACACCGCAACGGTGAACAAAGCTCTCGATCGTGTGCGCCAATATCTCGCCAAAGAGATGGGGCTCGTGAAGCCCGACAGGGAGAACGATCAGTGGAATTTTCTGTGGGTTGTCGATTTCCCGATGTTCGAATTCAACAAAGACGAAAATCGGCTCGAAGCCCTACACCATCCCTTCTGCGCCCCGAACACCACCGACCTGGGCGATAAGGCTGAGGAGTGGGCCAAAACCCTTCCCACAGCTCGCGCCCAGGCCTACGACCTAGTTCTCAACGGCCTGGAACTAGGAGGGGGCTCCCTGCGTATTCATGACTCCGCCCTGCAACGAGAGGTGCTGAACAGCATCGGGCTTGCTCCAGAGGAGGCCCAAGAGCAGTTCGGATTCTTGGTCGATGCGCTCGACATGGGTGCACCTCCCCACGGTGGGCTGGCGTTTGGCGTGGACCGAATGGTGATGTTGCTCGCCGGAGAGGACTCAATCCGCGACACGATTGCGTTCCCGAAAACCCAGCAGGCACGCTGCCTGATGACGGCTGCGCCCGCAGGGGTCTCTGAACGCCAACTCGACGATTTACATGTCGCCAGCACTTGGGTGGATCCCGTGACAGAAACCACTGACTAGTCGCAGCACAAAACCCGAACAGAAACCAACGTTTCTGCAGACCAACTGGCTTAAACCGAGACCCTTGAGAAAGCTCATCGACTTCTCAGCCTTTTGTCCGCCAGCTCCTCATCAACGGGATCAGCCCCGATCCGCTGGAGCGGCGGCAACGACTTGTTGCGTCTCTACCTGCAGGACATCGGTCGGGTGGACCTGCTCACCGCTGAAGACGAGGTGGTGTTATCTCGCCTCGTTCAGCAATACGAGGGCCTGAAGCGCGAAGAACGTCAATTCGCCAAAGAGCATCCTGCAATCGAACGATTGCTTTGTCTTGAGGAACTGCAGCTGAGAGAGGCCAACCATCTCTCTCACTGGCCCACAAGACAGGAGTGGGCTCGAGCCGCCGAGATGCCTTTACAAGAGCTGAACCAGGGCCTGAGCAAGGGCTATGAGACCTGGGCCAACCTCATCAGCACCGACAGCAGGGAGCTGCAACTACGCCTGCGTCGAGGGCGGAAGGCCAGAGACCGGATGATTCAGGCCAATTTGCGTTTGGTGGTGGCTGTAGCGAAGAAGTACCAGCACCGAGGTATGGAGCTTCTCGACCTGGTGCAAGAGGGAACCTTGGGACTCGAACGGGCAGTCGAAAAATTCGATTCCACCCGCGGTTTTCGCTTCAGCACCTACTCCTACTGGTGGATTCGCCAAGGGATCACTCGGGCGATTGCCACCCAGAGCCGCACCATTCGCCTCCCGGTTCACATCACTGAAAAGCTCAACCGAA
The window above is part of the Synechococcus sp. WH 8020 genome. Proteins encoded here:
- the aspS gene encoding aspartate--tRNA ligase translates to MRSNGCGDLRDTHIDETVQLCGWVDRRRDHGGVIFIDLRDRSGTVQITVDPDLGADAFAVAEHLRSETVLQVQGMVRARPGESLNDRLATGAVEVLASSIHVLNSVKGTLPFPVSVHDEEHTREELRLRHRFLDLRRKRMNDNLRLRAHTIQTARRFLEDEGFIEVETPVLTRSTPEGARDYILPSRVCGGEWFALPQSPQLFKQLLMVGGIERYYQVARCFRDEDLRADRQPEFTQLDMEMSFMGQEEILELNERLIAAIWKTAKGIDLPLPFPRLTWHEAMERYGTDRPDTRYGMELTNVSDIVKDMGFKVFSGAVKSGGSVKCIAVAGGNDAVSNVRIKPGGDVFSEAQAAGAGGLAFIRVREGGEIDTIGAIKDNLSDEQKQTLLQRTEAEPGTLLLFGAGDTATVNKALDRVRQYLAKEMGLVKPDRENDQWNFLWVVDFPMFEFNKDENRLEALHHPFCAPNTTDLGDKAEEWAKTLPTARAQAYDLVLNGLELGGGSLRIHDSALQREVLNSIGLAPEEAQEQFGFLVDALDMGAPPHGGLAFGVDRMVMLLAGEDSIRDTIAFPKTQQARCLMTAAPAGVSERQLDDLHVASTWVDPVTETTD
- the speE gene encoding polyamine aminopropyltransferase, yielding MTTAPETSGNWIDEHHNGVRYGLEGRVLVEETSPFQRITVIDSQRYGKGLLLDGCWMTAEHQERHYHEALVHPALCSAEAIERVLVIGGGDGGTARECLRHPGVKHLDMVEIDGRVVALSQEHLPSLGGGCWHDPRFHLSVGDGIAWAAEAENATYDVVLVDGSDPTGPAEGLFNRAFFSNCCRILKPGGVFATQSESPEAFRQVHIDMVKLIRELFGHADPLYGWVPMYPSGWWSWTFAAKDAPRYLTVQSERAAAVTEGCAIWSPRWQQGAFNTIPAFIERELNP
- the mazG gene encoding nucleoside triphosphate pyrophosphohydrolase, translated to MHDLVEVVAQLRDPNHGCPWDLKQTHQTLVPYVLEEAHEVVDAIRHGDDQHLKEELGDLLLQVVLHAQLAQEQQRFDLDAIARGITQKLIRRHPHVFSDAEAHDCETVSANWDAIKAAEQADRGESLPESSSPLSDQLTRKVRGQPALAGAMTISRKAAKAGFEWDDMKGVWDKVHEELDELKEAVSSGDRNHAQEELGDLLFTLVNVARWCDIQPEEGLAGTNQRFLDRFSRVEAALGGQLQERSIQELETVWQQAKLEIRAAQASTPAAHNNHP
- the speB gene encoding agmatinase, yielding MNNTKSPTIDQSLFDDEGAIFMGGRRDPEGCRVALFGVPYDGTTSFRPGTRFGPAAIREVSTGLETYCPQLNRDLEDIPYVDIGAVEIPYGDPQPVVDAVRHATDTVLAADMKPLMLGGEHSISSGAVAAVAERHPDLVLVQLDAHADLRDEWLGSRHSHACAMRRCLEVLPSQQLLQIAIRSGTFEEFRELHRSDRLISVQDIPERMTPLRGRPIYLTVDLDWFDPAVMPGTGTPEPGGFMWNDFATVINELRHHRLIGADVVELAPQLDSSGISSVLAAKVTRSLLLLMTQEPRGA
- the arfB gene encoding alternative ribosome rescue aminoacyl-tRNA hydrolase ArfB, translating into MLDSDLVINSRLTLKRSELSWKFSRSSGAGGQNVNKVETAVDLSWNLEDSESLGPFRKQRLLDFYRTRIIDGCLRISVSEERSQYQNRQIALKRLGDLIREGIKSPPPKRKETRPTRSSQRKRVDSKKKRGELKKGRQSRSSFDD
- the gcvT gene encoding glycine cleavage system aminomethyltransferase GcvT; translation: MDQNFTPLHDLCIAAGGRMVSFAGWEMPVQFSGLMAEHKAVRSSSGMFDISHMGVLRLEGANPKDALQQLVPSDLHRIGPGQACYSVLLNEQGGIIDDLIIYDLGPSLVDASHETLLVVINAACAETDTAWIRQHLERADLQVLDEKKDGVLLALQGPKAIGLLERLSGSDLSELPRFGHCSLNIQGLKAPVFTARTGYTGEDGVELLLNADDGRQLWQQLLQEGVTPCGLGARDTLRLEAAMHLYGQDMDAATTPFEAGLGWLVHLEMPATFIGRQALEQAAEQGPSKRLVGLKLQGRSIARHDYPVIHNGATVGVVTSGSWSPTLQEPIALASLPPALAKLGTELSVEIRGQLQPATVVKRPFYRRS
- a CDS encoding RNA polymerase sigma factor, RpoD/SigA family translates to MSASSSSTGSAPIRWSGGNDLLRLYLQDIGRVDLLTAEDEVVLSRLVQQYEGLKREERQFAKEHPAIERLLCLEELQLREANHLSHWPTRQEWARAAEMPLQELNQGLSKGYETWANLISTDSRELQLRLRRGRKARDRMIQANLRLVVAVAKKYQHRGMELLDLVQEGTLGLERAVEKFDSTRGFRFSTYSYWWIRQGITRAIATQSRTIRLPVHITEKLNRIKRVQQEIASNEGRTASMTDLARELSVSEDTVRQTLARVPRSVSLESKVGKDQDTQLGELLEDEHATPEQTLTRDSLHDDLEHLLNELSPREATVIRCRFGLEDDTPRTLAQIGEDMNLSRERVRQIETRALLKLRQPQRRNKVRDYIQSLDS
- a CDS encoding metal-binding protein, which produces MASGREHDRATCVLALLYGVIWWPWLGLSGAFCSALAFLFGGLFLSPDLDINSRPYQRWGVLRWIWWPYQRLIRHRSVLSHSPVLGTAIRIAYLSGSVATISWLGSRWGTPTPEQWRSWLQHTWNNSSNSVLVILIGLEASAWLHLIQDGDPMPKPPSKRLSPRKRRHRR